GCatatctttctcttttaaaacaaactcgAcctgtgcaaagttggctttgTGATCCCGATGCAATGGAACAAGGAGAGACACCATTGACAATGCTTCAGAGTCAGGTTATTTATCAAAGATTTTCTTATCTTTGAGAAGAGGCACTGAAGTTGTGCCCTGTTTGTAAGGATAGTTCTTGAAATGTGCCGTATCATACTTTCCTCATACACAGATTACAGTTGATTACTGTAGTACTAACAGAGAGAGCAAGCCAGCTAAACTGGTCCAGGGAAGTGCAGCAGTCTTGGAAAGTGAAATTCCAAACTCAGCAAATACGCTTATCTGATGTCAGTATTTTATCACCACCTGTAAAGGTTGCATGTTGTATGTAGTTTAGCCAAATtaccaaagcaaaacagttattttttgcCTTCTATAATGCAGATGTAAGCTCTAATGTTCTAACTTGATTTGCTGCAACATATTCTATTGGCAGAATAAAAAGGATAATGCTGAAAAACTTTTTCTAAGTGTTATGTTTCATGTCACCTTTTAAAGttaaataactatttttaatagcatttcTTTTGActaattttcctgtttctataAGTTCCCTAGTTCCCTAGAGAAATCGGAAATAGAGGGGTAGGACACACAGCTTTCTATCACCCTAGCGatcaaagatgaaaaaaatgtcaGCTGTTGAATCAATTAACAAATGTGTGATGATTACAGGTCCCCAACATAGTTAAAGCCTTGCACAAACAGATGAAGGAGAAGAGCGTGAAGACTCGTCAGTGTTGCTTTAACATGCTAACTGAGCTTGTAAATGTGTTACCTGGAGCCCTAACACAACATGTTCCTGTACTTGTACCGGGTATGAAAAACATAATATCAACTTAAGGGTTTATTAGTAAATTGAACGTGAAGTTTCAAAATCTTTAAATCTTGACTGCTTTTTGCAAAAGCTTTGAAGTGTTCCTTCTATTTAAAGAAATTGGCAAAATAATCAGCTACTATGTGGatacatgtaaatattttagaGACATATTTCAACCTTGAAAAGTGTTAATTCTAAGTGAGATTTTTTTACTtccatatttaaagaaaaagataatttgaTTCTTAATTACAAGATCACACTGCATTTCTGATCTCAGCAGAGTCAAATATTGTTCAGCTTTTGGGACCTAAAATGTTGAATTTTGAAGTAACAAAGGAAAGTAAGTTTGGAAAAGTTTGAAGGTTCAAAATCAGTTTATAAGTCTGAAAATACATCACAAGTCATCAGAGGGCCTGTGTCCTCTGTGTAGAGGAAGCTTGAAAACTAATTGATTGAATAAACTGTTGAAAGGGGCTTAGAAGCATTCAAAAAAGGTTGGGAGCAGGAAAACATCAATTCAGTATTGCTGCCTGCCTTCAAAAATTTTGCTAACCTAAAaagatatttctctttttttcttccaggaatAATTTTTTCACTGAATGACAAATCAAGTTCTTCTAATCTGAAGATAGATGCATTGTCCTGTTTGTATGTGATCCTCTGCAATCATTCTCCCCAGGTCTTTCATCCTCATGTTCAAGCATTGGTACCTCCAGTTGTAGCTTGTGTTGGAGACCCATTTTACAAGATAACATCAGAAGCGCTTTTGGTTACACAACAACTTGTGAAGGTTATTCGTCCTTTAGACCAGCCTTCTTCCTTTGATGCTACTCCTTACATCAAAGATTTGTTTACTTGTACAATCAAGAGATTAAAGGCTGCTGATATTGACCAGGAAGTGAAAGAAAGGGCGATATCTTGTATGGGTCAAATAATTTGTAGCCTTGGTGATAGCCTAGGCACAGACCTGCCTAGTACACTTCAGATCTTCCTAGAGAGACTGAAAAATGAGATCACTCGGTTAACTACAGTAAAGTCCATGACATTGATTGCTGGTTCTCCTTTGAAGATAGATTTGAGGCCAATCCTTGGGGAGGGAGTTCCtattcttgcttcttttttgaGAAAGAACCAGCGAGCTTTGAAACTGGGTACTCTTTCTGCTCTAGATATTTTAATTAAGAATTACAGTGACAGCTTGACAGCTGCAATGATTGATGCTGTCCTGGATGAGCTTCCACCTCTGATTAGCGAAAGTGATATGCATGTGTCACAGATGGCCATCAGTTTTCTGACAACACTGGCTAAAGTATATCCTTCCTCCCTGTCAAAGATTAGTGGGTCCATTCTCAATGAACTTATTGGGCTGGTGAGATCACCTTTGCTTCAGGGTGGAGCACTTAGTGCCATGCTAGAATTTTTCCAAGCTTTGGTTGTGACTGGTACAAATAATCTAGGCTATATGGATTTACTGCGCATGTTAACGGGTCCAGTGTACTCACAGAGTACAGCACTTACTCATAAGCAGTCTTACTATTCCATTGCCAAATGCGTTGCTGCCCTTACTCGAGCCTGCCCTAAGGAAGGACCAGCGGTTGTAGGTCAGTTCATTCAGGACGTCAAGAACTCAAGGTCCACGGATTCCATTCGTcttttggctttgctttctcttgGGGAAGTTGGGCATCACATTGACTTAAGTGGACAAATTGAGCTGAAGTCTGTAATATTAGAAGCATTCTCTTCTCCTAGTGAAGAAGTCAAATCAGCTGCATCTTATGCATTAGGCAGTATTAGTGTTGGCAATCTTCCTGAGTATCTGCCGTTTGTCTTACAAGAAATAACCAGCCAACCTAAGAGGCAATACCTTCTTCTTCATTCCTTGAAAGAAATAATTAGCTCTGCATCAGTGATTGGTCTCAAACCATATGTTGAGAACATCTGGGCCTTACTCCTGAAACACTGCGAATGTGCAGAAGAGGGTACAAGAAATGTTGTTGCTGAATGCTTGGGCAAGCTTACATTAATAGACCCAGAGACTCTGCTTCCACGACTCAAGGGATACTTGGCGTCAGGTGAGGAGTGGTAAATCATGTATGTAGTGTAGCAAATGGCCTTATGCTATCTATTAGTTTTGCGAATCACTTGCTTAAATTTTGTGATATTCTCGAAGTTTTGCTCCCCCCAACAACAGTGTGCAGCTTAGATGGCTCCCTTTTTGCAAGTTGTTAGTCATACATAATATATATTACTTTTATATTCTGCTTTCAGACTGTGGTATTTCAATTGATACTATCTTTAACAAAGAGCTATAAGCTTAAGGCAGAAAGAACATGGGTGACAAAAGGACAGATGGACAAACCAGTAAGAACATGTTGAACTTTTGGTGTAAATTACAATATTCCtaattttcagataaaaattcagaattttttaAGGATTATAGGAAATTGTTCATACTTCATGAATCTTGTCAGTAGAGTTCCTGGtctgaaactgttttcttcctgtgcttctgctttaaaaaggagagTTATTTGTAGGCCTACATGTGATGATAAAAAAAGTTGGTTCTAATAGGCTTATTACTTGAATTGTCAGTACCAGATAACATTAAATGCTTATTACAAATATCATGTTATTCTCCCCCCTTAAAATGGTTTCTCCATAGATTTAGTTGTTACATATTGCATTGCTAGTAATAAATAGCATTTCTTGTTTAGTGTTCTTAAAAGTACTAGAACTTTAAAAAGAATGGCATTGAGTGTGATTTGAATTCTGTAGTTGTACTGTTTTAATGTTACATattcatgcttttatttcatattaGGGTCTTCATATGCTCGAAGTTCAGTGGTTACTGCTGTTAAGTTCACTATTTCTGATCATCCACAACCCATAGACCCACTTCTGAAGAACTGCATAGGTAAGTTCTTTACTTTTACTAACAGCTTCTATGTTTTCAGACAATAgaattgtatttaaaatgtgttctttttgttttcagaagtaagTATTTTTCAGGTACTGTATTAGCTGCTAATGATAACTGTTAGAACAGTTATGAAGTGTTTCTGTATTAGCCAGTTATTTCTATTAATTGTAGTTTGCTGAATTCTGAGCAGTAAAAATTGTGtgattaaaaattatatatatattgaagCTGTGATACAAGAAGCTAAGGCTTTTCTTAAGATGGGATCcaaaagctgattttctttcatgtgcTCTTGCAGATTATATCAGTTTGATGTGGTAAGTTACTGTCTTTACCCAGGAGGGTGGTCTTGGAAATACTTGACATTCAGTcacttaaaatataaatgcatgTCTGAATTTTGAGTATTATCAGGTGGTGAATTGTAAATTTTGGTCCTAATGATTCTGTAATGCTTATGGTCTGAAAGCATTTGGAAGTGTGTATATTTTTACAGGGATAATGTAATCAAAGCTTTCAGTGTAACACCAGTACGGCAGAGATTTAGCAGTGTTGCGgctttttgatctttttttatttgtatgacAAAGTATTGTAGTATTGTTTAATAATGGTGCAGTGACTGGTTTATAGTGGATTAATTATAGGTTTAAAGATCTGTAAAAAAACTGTGCATACTGCTAAACCTAATAGGGgggaaaaagattaaaacacaTGGTCTTGTGGAGAGCAAGGTTTTTATTTATGGTGAAATGGAATCAGTTCCTTTATGTTATTTTCATCactaagctttattttttttttaattatatattcaAGAATTGTTTGTGTCCCCCCCCACAGCTGCATCTCCCATGGAAGCTGCTTTGCCCCTTTGGTTTCTGGAAATATGAATTGATTATTccataaaaaaccaaaaatattcgTATCTTGTACttataaaaaaatctcagtCATCTTTAGTTTTGTtacctgatttcttttttgtgtgtagAAGTCGCTTTGGTGTTTATACCTTGTTGTTATTCTCCTTTTCAATATTTCACTCCTCATGGAAGTTGCTAGTAAAACTTTGCAAACATTGAGGAAAATATGTTTCTGCgtgaatttattttaacaagGCTGCGTTATAGAACCGTAGAAGTTTTAAGTTGAAAATGCCTGAAGGCAGAATGGGATGCGAGAGGTATTTGTACATTAATATTTACTGAGCTAGGGTTATTTTGGGGCAGTCTAAGAATTCTCAATCTATGCTGATTTAAggttaaaaatcagtattttgatGGTCTCCTTAAGAGCGGTTTTCTAATTCTTGAACTGCAGAGTTGAAATTGTTTTCCTGATACAACTAAGCAAGGATATTGTTAAAGTAGCAAATGAAAAAGATCCTCACGGGTTGATTTGTTTCTGTACATGATTGCAGGTGATTTCCTGAAAACATTGGAGGACCCAGATCTCAATGTCAGGAGAGTAGCACTGGTGACATTTAACTCAGCTGCACACAATAAACCATCATTAATAAGGGACCTCTTAGACACTGTGCTTCCTCATCTTTACAATGAAACAAAAGTCAGAAAGGAATTAATTAGAGAGGTATGTTAACTAAGAAAAAGTGTTATATATGTAGATAgattctttgttttctaagtATATTACTTCttaactttgttttttatttgcaaacagGTGGAAATGGGACCATTTAAGCATACAGTTGATGATGGGTTGGACATAAGGAAAGCAGCTTTTGAGTGCATGTATACTCTTTTGGATAGCTGTTTGGATAGACTAGATATTTTTGAATTCTTAAACCATGTAGAAGATGGCCTGAAGGATCACTATGATATTAAGGTtagctgttatttttctctgtgtagtCAAAATTTTTCACATAGTAAATAGACTGAAAtggtaaaaatattatttcatatgCTTAAGTACTTCACTGTATTTGCCATTTTCATTAAAGTGTTGCTGTTAAAAGGTTATACAGCATTGCAGGAAATGTATCTTCATATATGTGCTGAGAATCACTAATTGctgaattactgtttttttcaacCTAGATGCTAACCTTTTTAATGTTGGTGAGACTGTCTACCCTTTGTCcaagtgcagtgctgcagaggttGGATAGGCTTGTTGAACCTTTGCGTGCTACGTGTACAACTAAggtatttaaatttaaaccgatttaattatttcatgttGTCTTGCAGAAATATAAATGAACTTGTGTATGAAGAATGCTTCTGCGCAGCTGCAGCATTTCCTGAGTTACAGTTGATAAACTGCACTAGGCAGGATAATATAAATATGTGCGCCTTTATACATGTATTGAAATTCTTTAAATTATAAATGAAGGGGTAGgcttgtttgcttctttttaaaaatcctaTGATCCTTGGTGatatttcttttgttccttAAACTTAGCTGCCATATGGGCAACTTATAAGTCTCACTTCTTTATATGTAGTGAAACTGGGAATTGggagttttttttcctgacttctgAAGATTACCTTGGTTCATACAAACATTTGGGTGATGAAAGAAGGAAGGCAGAATAAACTAGTcccttttttgctgttattttagattttttctGCCCTTATACGTTTGTATTGGAAGGAGACTAACTGCACCAAGATTCTTCTATTCCTGTTCTTGTCTTGATCCACCTGCATGCTCTGACAGTCACTTAATGCATGatttactttgcttttccattACTGTAGTCTGTTCTGTTTCCCATGGAAAAATTTGACTGGTATTAATGATAATTTATGTTTGTATTATTGAAACGTCGTTTGAGAATTGTAACAGAAGGTTAAGCAGTTATTCTAATGAAGGccaactttttaaaaatgttatctCCTCTGGAAGCTGAAAGTACTGTTATAATATCAGTCTAATGTCATTTACTGACCTTACTAGCTAGACGTTGACTGCTgtaattattttgatttgtaACTGACTTGGAAGTTTACAGCCGCCTTCTGCTTGCTTTGCAATAAACTGCTGGTATAAATACTGCTAAAAAGtagttgttttggggggggggagttaAGCGTTAGGCCATTTTGAAAACTGTTTAGAGTGGCAGAATGGAATGAAATAGGTCTTTGTAAGATAGTTATTTTCAGGTGTGCTTAAAGGGAGGGTTAAGCAAAAGtttcaaatgtatttcatttttttcctaggtAAAGGCAAACTCAGTGAAACAGGAGTTTGAGAAGCAAGATGAACTGAAACGATCTGCTATGAGGGCAGTAGCAGCGCTTCTAACCATTCCAGAAGCAGAGAAGAGTCCATTAATGAGTGAATTTCAGTCACAAATAAGCTCTAACCCTGAGCTTGCAGCCATCTTTGAAAGTATCCAAAAAGATTCATCATCCACTAACTTGGAATCAATGGACACTAGTTAGATGTTTGTCCAAAATGGGGACCATTATGTTGAACCATATGATGCACTGAATTGACAGGTTAtgagtaagaaacagaaaacttatCTAATCTAAACATTGTTCCACTTTATTACCTTTATGGAGACAGTTGGCTTTTCCCATTGTTGCTTTTCTAGCATTTATTCCAGAAATATATTTCCATAATCCAGAGTTTGTTAACCACTCTTGTTTTAGTGGATTTGGCCACATTTGGGAATTAAACAGTTGACACATGGTACATGGAAATAGGTTCCAACATCCATTTGCCCTGTAATGTTTAGGattaaaatgtcaaaatttTGTgaccataattttttttttcttttattcattctttcttcttgtgaACAAAAAaagggtggggatggggggtggaaatgggaatcAAGTGTCCAGGTGCACATGTTTTTGTAtaccttttattcttttttgtttcagcttcATAAATTGGTTTGGCTGGTAGATGAAATCTGTGTAAGATTTATTCTGAAGAAGGTTTGGGCACagtgtaaaaaacaaaaagcagacatAAATGTCATTTTTAGAGGCGTGGGGATTAGGAAACAAATATCCCTGTTGTGCACACTGATTTTGCATGAGCAAGTTTACAAATATATATTGTCTGTAAAACAGCATGTGCAGTTTATTTGTAATGCAAGTTAAAATAAGTTCTACTGTATCAGTGCAGTTTTCAGGTATTTTGACATATAGACCATTCATTCAAGAAGGGATGAATGAAGGCTGGTTGTCTTAACTTGGCTTTTTTAAATGCCAGTAGTATGACCCTGCAGATGTTAAATATGGTAATTCCTGCAGTGTTCATGGTTTTTCATTCCTAAAGGCTGGATCCTCTGGAATTGAGGTGGACAAACTGGAAGATTGGAGGGAAATAGGATGAGATGGAGGTAAAATGAGCAGAGAACAGTAGCTTCTCAGTGGCTTCTGAACTCTGGATTTAACTTTGCTTTTGTTATAAAAGTATGCAGGGAATTTTCTTCAGTGGCTTCTACCTCCTATTCTTCATCCAGCAGCCTTTTTTAAGGCACTAATATATGCTGTTACCTAGACAAATATTGCCAAACCATCATTCTGTGGCTGTCAGAATGTTTTCTGGCATGTGTAACCACCAGTATATTGCAGCGTTGCAAACGTCGCACAGTATTCTGGAGAGACAGGAAACGGAATGGTCATTAAGACTGGAGAGAGGCAGAGAGTGAACAGATAGAAGAAAATCTGCCATGAATATGCTGAGGTAATTTGGAAGTGGACCAGAAGGTTATAGCTGACAGTCCCACAATGAACTGGATTTGGGGATTTAATAGCAAAAGATGGGGAACAACTGCCTCAGATTAACACTTGTCATTACTTGGTTAATGCAATTGCTTAGTTCTCATTTTTAGTCAGATCTGAATCTGATTTTTCTCTAGTTAACTAGTATTTTTTTAGCTAGTTTGAGATTTGGAAACCTTTTTCATGGATACGTGGCACAAGCTACTATGTGACTAAACAAACATAATTTTTATGACCTCAGAGACAGCTTCTTGTGAGCGTTGGGGCTCGGGAGAAAATTCTTCACCTTTAAACACTTGCAGCTTGGGAAAAGCAGGGGAGATATTGGTGCATTTTACTCTAATAAAAGGACCTGAACGACGAAATCTATGAACCCATTCCGTAGTAAGAATTTTAATGCTGTAGAAATTTTTGAAATTGTAGCTTTCTCTGTCTCCGAAGTCTTCATACTAATGTAACAATTGTCTTCTAGAAGTAGAAATAAATGAGATTAAATGTACCAACATATCTAAATGTCATGAAAAAGAGTGGGATGACTTTAGAGAGAAACCGTATGGTAGAAAAAGCACTGTGAATTAGGTGCATTTTATCTTGCTACAGAACTCATCTACTTCAATGACAGCAATATACAAGCCTCCTAATTAAGAATCTGTTGTGCTAATTAGTTGTCAAGCTAATCTTCGAACTTTTGTGTTAAATTTTTGGAgtgcattaaaatgttttatagaCCTGATGCTAGGTGTGAGAATGGTGTGATAAACATGAAATGTGAGGGTAAAATATGTAAAAGGAGTAGGCGCCAAGGGCAGGTGATCAGAAGTTGAGAGATTTGTGTTTGTACTACCATAATGCCTAATATGGGTGCAAATATTCTTTGCTTTGTCTTATGGTACGTTACAGTGGAGCAAGCTTAAGGATAGATGAGAACATTGAGCTGTATTCCATAGTGAATGCTTTCTTGCAAGAGAGTCTTTCTCACTTTGACCAGCGATGAAACAGGTAGAAATGTAAGAATTCaattttttccctgtaaattACAGCAATTCTAAGAGTGCGGTTCTCTCCATGTAGCAGTTGGTTACTTCACAGTTCAGGAAGATGGACTCATAAAGGCTGTAACTGCACCATAATTACTGAAATGATTGATTAGTTTTATAAAATCTAACCAGGTTAGGTGTTCCAATTCCACTAACTTCCACTGGATCCCTTGATTGAAAGGGTTTTtattgttggggtttgtttttttttttttgttgttccccACTCTATATCCAAGTATTTGGGTAGATCTGATGTATTTATGCTTTTAGTGCAATCGGGTTAAACTAATTCTGTTAAGGATGATGTCAGGAATACCTGTAGCTCCTTTTTAAATGCTGACTATTTGAAActaaaatatgaaattactcttactaaaacaaaaccagaatactgaaaggctgctcctAGAGACTTCTTTTTGTTGTATGATTAGAACTTTTTCTAGTGTTTTTTAATCGTTTTGCACACAGGCAGTTGAGACCAGTTAATAAGCTTGCCCATGATATACAAATGGTTGGCTAGTCCTCACATTGTAGATTCTtgcctttaattatttttctatctcAAAAGTACTTAATGCTCTGATTGTCCATGAAAAATCTTGCCATCGATGCAAGGGAAGTATTTTCTGGAATTACAAATTGAAAACTACAAGCACCTTAAAGAACCCTGCACTTTAATCATACAGGTgttttttgatgtatttttccttccaaatatTGCATCTAATACAGCAGTTGACAAACAGCTCAACTACTTCCAGATTGTATTTTTATGAGGTGAACAAAGCAGTATACATGCACGCAGGCAGCATTGCTGCTGTCCGATGAGGTATCATTTTAACATTTCATCAACTCAGATTAGAAAGATGAATTAAAAGTTCATAGCTGGTACTATTGTTATTTGGCTTAACAGATACACTCAGTAATGATTCTAAGAACCAGTTCAATGTGCTGTGGGTGATTTAGTAGGGATTTAGTAACTGTTCTCATATTTACTGGTACTTCCCCTTCCTCATCTCTCCTTGAGATGACTTCAAAAGCAAAGTAATGTGACCTTGGAAGTGACGTTTTGTTAGTCCTCATCATTCTGACTGAAATTACGCCTATTTCTGCTAGATACCAAAGGGTTAAGCCTGTAGCCTCTGCTTTATTTCCCTGTTGCTCTAAACTTCAGAGGTACTGTTCAGATGAAagcaactgcttttaaaattaatttcatgcaAACGAAAACTATTGGTCAGTTTATTACTTTCTTCTTGTTTGCTCTTTGCTGTAAGATTGAAAGACTTGCTTGCTGCACTATTGAACATAGGCAGGCATTGTAGTAGTGGAGTGTTGCGCACTGCTCTAGAAGAGCTCTTCAGTTATAGCTCTTACACTAAAACTGATCTTTTTCATAAGtatctgtttatattttttcactGTATCCAAGttttggggaggagaaggaaattgGAGTCCTTGAGAATAATGAAGTAAGTTAATCTTCCATGACCTGTGTTGGTGAAGTGGGGAAGTTTTCTGCAAGAGGTGCTTTTGGGAAGGATCAGGCAATTTTGCCTTGGTAGGGAGTTAGATTTCTTTAGATTGGTTTCTACCCCATGAGGCTTTAATGTTTCCACATAATCTTTGATGAGGAGAAAACTGCCTTCAGAAAGGTCATCcttcccccaaaacaaacaaaaaggtttcTGTTGATTTAAGCCTGTATATTGTGGTTTAGAACATAACACTGAACCAGAGAAGAAATGAGTGATGTTTCTGAGAACTGTGCAGACACTGGGTGGAAGACAGATGTTCCCTGGAATGTAGCACTGAGACAGAGAAATTGAAATGTTAAGAatagtttaatttaaaataattctcctttttttttttttttgtgttctgcATTTGATCATCATTTTGAAGAATAGGAAAtacagtgggggggggggtggggggagtaaTTGTCAAGCTGTGACCTTCTGTGATTGCAGAACTTAAGGGATAATTTCTAttccctgctgctcctttcaaaacaaattaaaaaatccaaGCTTAGGTATTTTGACAAAAGTGCATAGTAATTCTGAAAACACTTTTATTCTGGAGGAGTTGAAAGGTTTTTATTATATGtctgttattttttcatttattctgaaGAAATTCCTTCCCTTCATATGTAGATTGCTCCAGCCTGACAAGTATGAGGCAGTTACATAAAGCTGCTGCAGAGTTTAGGAAATAAGCTGTGTCACTTTGGGTCAGTGCAGTGCGTATATTCCTGTAGTAGAAAAAGTTTGCAGTTCACTCTTTCCCAGTGTTACTaatagaagggaaaaagaaaaatcattcacATATGACTAGTTTCCTCcagcctttcttttttcaacTGACAACTGTTGGGCTCTTAATAGTCTGATTGGCTTTTAGTTTGGATGCCACCCATCCTGGGAATTGTTGTGATGTCGAGGCCTCTAGAAGACTTATTTTCTCCAGTCCTTACTAAGGTTATTTGCCAGAAGGCTCAGATTTATCTCCCGTACCTGTATTTCCATTGTGCATGAAGACAATTGTTTCATGAATTGCATGTAGTATCCATTTTACTGATGGGTGTCTTGGAGAGCTGCTATGCTTAAATGCAACTGAATGCCATTTTTGAGGAAGTTCATAGTTAACCACTCCCCTCTGCAGTGAAAATCCAGTATACCTAAAAAATACTGGAATTCAGAGTatcaacaccccccccccccccaacaaaccTACAAAcccaacagattttttttttttttatttataaaacataCCTGAGGACAAAATGATTTCTTGTGTGTGCAGCATGACTAATGGAATGTAGCTTCATGtagatttttctctctgctctcaCTTTCTGAATGCTTGCACCGTGTCAAATGATCTGCAGTTCTGGATCAACTTGCCAGTGAGAGGGTGTTCTGTGTTGTAACAGCAAACTTTTGCCTACTGATGGAATGTATGGGGGGAACtactttgtgtgtttttttctccctccacaGCTGCTGATCTTCGCACAGATAGCAAACAGAAATGTCAGCCACCTTCGATGGAAGGGTAAAAGTTGACAGAAGTTTTGAAAAATTCATATTGGATTTCCTATCATCCTGATTCCTTTTCGTAGTCAAACAACTTTACCATATTAGTTTCCAAATGCAAAGGTGATTAAATGCGTCTTCATTAGGAAGAAGATATTAAAGTGACTGAGTGGTACTGAGTGGTACTGCATTCTTGTTTTCCATAACACCTTAGGTTGAAAAAATGTGTCTCTGGTTTGAATTGTGACTTGTTTATAAAAACCATCTTATCTTCAAAATTAGAAGTGTGGAACTGAAGCTGTGGATGGATGAGGTGGTTGATTTCAGTACCTTGCCAAGggcacacaaagcaaaacactaaACCTCACACAGCACCAATTCTGGCATATAAAGTGGGTTGAATTCAGCTCTTATAAACCGATGATAGAACATTTGTATCTGTAGTAGCTGATACGAAAGTTGTTTGACATGGAAGATCATgtactgttttggttttttggagAGTATATATGTAGACTCAGTGATCTCAGTTGCAGGTAATTTTCAAAGACGCTGGCAATTTTTATTCAGTTCCTTCACTcacaacttttaaaaataagaggGAAATAACCCCAAAATTCTGTTATTCTTGTAGTGatgttggtatttgatttcTGCAGGACCATCCTTTTcggatttattttgtttctttccctgctttaaatctatctggaaaaaaaaaaagtctaaagtGGAAATTTGGTTAAGTGGCTTTCAGCCTTGTGTATTCAGTCAGTTTtataaggaaaatgaagagaggCTACTTAGGCGTGGAGAAAGTAATGTTTTCTCAATGGTTTGGATGGATGGATTCAGGTTGAAACAGATATCATCAAGGGCTATGTAAGGACAAAgaattttctgaaaatgtaaaaattccTGGTTGTCATTATTGTCATTATTAATTCCAGGTCTGTTAGGTGGCTGAACATGGCTGGTTCAGAAAACTTGAAGCTAAAAGAATGGCAGGGGCAGGCTTTTGCATACAAATGTGAATCTACATTGCTGT
The sequence above is a segment of the Lathamus discolor isolate bLatDis1 chromosome 1, bLatDis1.hap1, whole genome shotgun sequence genome. Coding sequences within it:
- the CAND1 gene encoding cullin-associated NEDD8-dissociated protein 1, producing MASASYHISNLLEKMTSSDKDFRFMATNDLMTELQKDSIKLDDDSERKVVKMILKLLEDKNGEVQNLAVKCLGPLVSKVKEYQVETIVDTLCTNMLSDKEQLRDISSIGLKTVIGELPPASSGSALAANVCKKITGRLTSAIAKQEDVSVQLEALDIMADMLSRQGGLLVNFHPSILTCLLPQLTSPRLAVRKRTIIALGHLVMSCGNMVFVDLIEHLLTELSKNDSMSTTRTYIQCIAAISRQAGHRIGEYLEKIIPLVVKFCNVDDDELREYCIQAFESFVRRCPKEVYPHVSTIINICLKYLTYDPNYNYDDEDEDENAMDADGGDDDDQGSDDEYSDDDDMSWKVRRAAAKCLDAVVSTRHEMLPEFYKTVSPALIARFKEREENVKADVFHAYLSLLKQTRPVQSWLCDPDAMEQGETPLTMLQSQVPNIVKALHKQMKEKSVKTRQCCFNMLTELVNVLPGALTQHVPVLVPGIIFSLNDKSSSSNLKIDALSCLYVILCNHSPQVFHPHVQALVPPVVACVGDPFYKITSEALLVTQQLVKVIRPLDQPSSFDATPYIKDLFTCTIKRLKAADIDQEVKERAISCMGQIICSLGDSLGTDLPSTLQIFLERLKNEITRLTTVKSMTLIAGSPLKIDLRPILGEGVPILASFLRKNQRALKLGTLSALDILIKNYSDSLTAAMIDAVLDELPPLISESDMHVSQMAISFLTTLAKVYPSSLSKISGSILNELIGLVRSPLLQGGALSAMLEFFQALVVTGTNNLGYMDLLRMLTGPVYSQSTALTHKQSYYSIAKCVAALTRACPKEGPAVVGQFIQDVKNSRSTDSIRLLALLSLGEVGHHIDLSGQIELKSVILEAFSSPSEEVKSAASYALGSISVGNLPEYLPFVLQEITSQPKRQYLLLHSLKEIISSASVIGLKPYVENIWALLLKHCECAEEGTRNVVAECLGKLTLIDPETLLPRLKGYLASGSSYARSSVVTAVKFTISDHPQPIDPLLKNCIGDFLKTLEDPDLNVRRVALVTFNSAAHNKPSLIRDLLDTVLPHLYNETKVRKELIREVEMGPFKHTVDDGLDIRKAAFECMYTLLDSCLDRLDIFEFLNHVEDGLKDHYDIKMLTFLMLVRLSTLCPSAVLQRLDRLVEPLRATCTTKVKANSVKQEFEKQDELKRSAMRAVAALLTIPEAEKSPLMSEFQSQISSNPELAAIFESIQKDSSSTNLESMDTS